In Erigeron canadensis isolate Cc75 chromosome 6, C_canadensis_v1, whole genome shotgun sequence, the following are encoded in one genomic region:
- the LOC122603591 gene encoding O-methyltransferase MdmC-like isoform X2 — translation MTCSAIHGGWAFVPLSSSVPSRLCTRYIAFTRPNGRLFGHQKSLSLTTHCLGDMAVTIASDYTYGNKQVISVTPRIYDYLLTNVREPPILRELREETAAMRGSQMQVSPDQAQLLAILVQILGAKRCIEVGVYTGYSSLAVALVLPESGILVACERDKNSLEVAKRYYDRAGVSHKGLAVDTLKSLLENGEGCSYDFAFVDAEKRMYQEYFELLLKLVRVGGVIVIDNVLWHGKVADPLLNDKKTESIRSFNRALMDDQRVSISMVPVGDGMTICRKR, via the exons ATGACTTGTTCTGCGATTCATGGTGGGTGGGCGTTCGTCCCGTTATCGAGCTCTGTCCCTAGCCGGTTGTGCACTCGGTACATTGCATTTACAAGGCCTAATGGCCGGTTATTTGGACATCAAAAGTCGTTGTCTTTAACCACACATTGCTTGGGGGATATGGCTGTGACAATTGCTAGTGACTACACATATGGCAATAAGCAAGTGATTAGTGTTACTCCACGGATATATGACTACTTGCTTACTAATGTTAGAGAACCACCG ATTCTGCGAGAACTTAGAGAGGAGACTGCAGCTATGCGTGGGAGTCAAATGCAG GTATCCCCTGATCAAGCACAACTACTTGCAATCCTTGTGCAGATTCTTGGGGCTAAGAGATGCATTGAAGTTGGGGTCTATACT GGATACTCGTCTTTGGCTGTTGCTCTAGTCCTACCAGAGTCGGGGATCTTAGTTGCCTGTGAGAGGGACAAGAACTCACTTGAGGTTGCAAAAAGGTATTATGATCGAGCAGGTGTTTCACACAAG GGACTAGCTGTAGATACTCTAAAATCGCTACTAGAGAATGGGGAAGGTTGCAG TTATGATTTCGCTTTTGTTGACGCCGAGAAAAGAATGTATCAGGAATACTTTGAGTTGCTGCTAAAATTG GTGAGAGTAGGTGGTGTTATAGTAATTGATAATGTGCTTTGGCATGGAAAAGTTGCTGATCCACTG CTCAACGACAAAAAGACCGAGAGCATACGAAGCTTTAACAGAGCTTTAATGGATGATCAGCGTGTTAGCATTAGTATG GTTCCTGTCGGTGATGGCATGACAATATGTCGTAAGAGGTGA
- the LOC122603013 gene encoding beta-hexosaminidase 3, with protein sequence MRWQTIVFGLMLQVILVFGSQYPKNLNIWPMPESVEYGNQTFYLSKDFHLTTDGSKYKDASGILKDGFARLLDVVTANNVIEYNFGKVYDSFLLQGIHVVVHSESDELQYNIDESYKLYIHPQGNPVYANIEAATVYGALHALQTFSQLCHFNLKTRKIVVNQVPWTITDRPRFSYRGLLIDTSRHYQPLQMIKKVIDSMAYAKLNVLHWHIVDRESFPLEIPSFPKLWNGAYSITERYTMAVAADIVSYAKRRGINVLAELDVPGHAKSWGVGYPALWPSKKCQEPLDVSSDFTFKLIDGVLSDFSQIFKYRFVHLGGDEVDTSCWSSTPRIQKWLEQKGLNESQAYEYFVLKAQKIAVSHGYEVINWEETFNQFGSKLDRKTIVHNWLGSGVAERVVATGLRCIVSNQDKWYLDHLDTDWSTFYMNEPLTNITNPEQQKLVLGGEVCMWGETVDGSDIEQTIWPRAAAAAERLWTRFDKLPKDPSQVASRLANFRCLLNQRGVAAAPLDGLGRAPPIEAGSCYVQ encoded by the exons ATGAGATGGCAAACCATCGTTTTTGGCCTTATGCTTCAAGTTATTTTGGTATTTGGTTCTCAATATCCAAAAAATCTCAACATATGGCCAATGCCCGAATCAGTAGAATACGGCAACCAAACGTTTTATCTAAGCAAGGATTTCCATCTCACGACTGATGGAAGCAAATACAAGGATGCATCTGGGATCCTCAAGGATGGATTCGCTAGGTTGCTTGATGTTGTCACAGCAAACAATGTTATTGAATACAACTTTGGAAAAGTTTACGACTCTTTCCTTTTACAGGGAATCCACGTGGTTGTTCATTCAGAAAGTGATGAG TTGCAATATAATATAGATGAGTCCTACAAGCTTTATATTCATCCACAAGGAAATCCTGTCTATGCCAATATTGAG GCAGCTACTGTCTATGGAGCCCTACATGCTCTGCAG ACTTTCAGCCAATTGTGCCATTTTAACCTTAAAACAAGAAAGATAGTAGTTAATCAGGTACCATGGACCATTACTGATCGACCTCGTTTCTCATATAGAGGTCTCTTAATTG ATACCTCCCGGCATTATCAGCCCTTGCAGATGATAAAGAAAGTTATTGATTCTATGGCTTATGCAAAGCTG AATGTTTTGCACTGGCATATAGTAGACAGAGAGTCTTTTCCTTTAGAGATACCTTCATTTCCCAAACTATGGAATGGTGCCTATTCCATAACTGAACGCTATACAATGGCTGTTGCAGCTGATATCGTGAG TTATGCTAAAAGAAGGGGGATCAATGTGCTTGCTGAGCTTGATGTTCCTGGACATGCTAAATCCTG GGGGGTTGGTTATCCTGCATTATGGCCATCGAAGAAATGTCAAGAGCCACTTGATGTCAGTAGTGATTTCACATTCAAATTGATAGATGGAGTTCTTTCAG ATTTCAGTCAGATATTCAAGTACAGGTTTGTACATTTGGGAGGTGATGAAGTTGACACCA GTTGCTGGAGCTCCACTCCTCGTATACAAAAATG GTTAGAACAGAAAGGTCTAAACGAATCTCAAGCTTATGAATATTTTGTCTTGAAGGCACAGAAGATAGCTGTGTCTCATGGCTATGAAGTTATAAACTG GGAGGAAACCTTTAACCAATTTGGTAGCAAACTGGACAGAAAAACGATTGTCCATAACTG GCTTGGGAGTGGTGTTGCTGAGCGAGTTGTTGCAACTGGATTGAGGTGCATTGTAAGCAACCAAGACAAGTGGTATCTGGATCACTTGGATACTGATTGGTCAACATTTTATATGAATGAACCCCTTACAAATATTACAAATCCTGAGCAACAGAAACTAGTTCTTGGTGGTGAAGTCTGCATGTGGGGTGAAACTGTTGATGGGTCGGACATTGAACAGACCATATGGCCACGTGCCGCAGCAGCTGCAG AGAGGTTGTGGACTCGTTTTGACAAGCTTCCCAAAGACCCAAGTCAAGTCGCCTCAAGGTTAGCAAATTTTAGGTGCTTGCTAAATCAAAGAGGAGTTGCAGCTGCACCATTGGATGGTCTAGGACGTGCACCACCGATAGAGGCAGGCTCCTGCTATGTTCAATAG
- the LOC122603591 gene encoding O-methyltransferase MdmC-like isoform X1, with translation MTCSAIHGGWAFVPLSSSVPSRLCTRYIAFTRPNGRLFGHQKSLSLTTHCLGDMAVTIASDYTYGNKQVISVTPRIYDYLLTNVREPPILRELREETAAMRGSQMQVSPDQAQLLAILVQILGAKRCIEVGVYTGYSSLAVALVLPESGILVACERDKNSLEVAKRYYDRAGVSHKVDVRQGLAVDTLKSLLENGEGCSYDFAFVDAEKRMYQEYFELLLKLVRVGGVIVIDNVLWHGKVADPLLNDKKTESIRSFNRALMDDQRVSISMVPVGDGMTICRKR, from the exons ATGACTTGTTCTGCGATTCATGGTGGGTGGGCGTTCGTCCCGTTATCGAGCTCTGTCCCTAGCCGGTTGTGCACTCGGTACATTGCATTTACAAGGCCTAATGGCCGGTTATTTGGACATCAAAAGTCGTTGTCTTTAACCACACATTGCTTGGGGGATATGGCTGTGACAATTGCTAGTGACTACACATATGGCAATAAGCAAGTGATTAGTGTTACTCCACGGATATATGACTACTTGCTTACTAATGTTAGAGAACCACCG ATTCTGCGAGAACTTAGAGAGGAGACTGCAGCTATGCGTGGGAGTCAAATGCAG GTATCCCCTGATCAAGCACAACTACTTGCAATCCTTGTGCAGATTCTTGGGGCTAAGAGATGCATTGAAGTTGGGGTCTATACT GGATACTCGTCTTTGGCTGTTGCTCTAGTCCTACCAGAGTCGGGGATCTTAGTTGCCTGTGAGAGGGACAAGAACTCACTTGAGGTTGCAAAAAGGTATTATGATCGAGCAGGTGTTTCACACAAG GTGGATGTACGACAGGGACTAGCTGTAGATACTCTAAAATCGCTACTAGAGAATGGGGAAGGTTGCAG TTATGATTTCGCTTTTGTTGACGCCGAGAAAAGAATGTATCAGGAATACTTTGAGTTGCTGCTAAAATTG GTGAGAGTAGGTGGTGTTATAGTAATTGATAATGTGCTTTGGCATGGAAAAGTTGCTGATCCACTG CTCAACGACAAAAAGACCGAGAGCATACGAAGCTTTAACAGAGCTTTAATGGATGATCAGCGTGTTAGCATTAGTATG GTTCCTGTCGGTGATGGCATGACAATATGTCGTAAGAGGTGA
- the LOC122603441 gene encoding basic leucine zipper and W2 domain-containing protein 2-like, with amino-acid sequence MSSKEKPTLGGQRIKTRKRNIAAPLDPAAFADAVVQIYLDNAGDLELIAKCIESSDLNFSRYGDTFFEVVFTGGRTQPGTTKPDEGERHTFSILDCEAKRELILPSVIYIQKILRRRPFLIKNLENVMRRFLQSLEFFEENERIKLAIFTALAFSQKLSGLPPETVFQPLLKDNLVGKGLVLTFITDFFKEYLIDNSLDDLISILKRGKMEDNLLDFFPSGKRSAEAFSEHFTKAGMAPLVEYNDKKIFEVKVKEMKAALTTQISEEVDISEVIETVKQHVKDAKLPEIEVVRILWDVLMDSVQWSGKNQQQNANLALRQVKTWAKLLNAFCTSGKLELELLYKVQVQCYEDTKLMKLFPEIVRSLYDQDVLAEDTILHWFRKGTNPKGRQSFVKALEPFVKWLEEAEEEE; translated from the exons ATGAG ctCGAAGGAGAAGCCCACTCTAGG TGGCCAGCGGATCAAGACCCGCAAACGGAATATTGCAGCCCCTCTGGACCCTGCAGCATTTGCGGATGCAGTGGTCCAGATCTATCTGGATAATGCTGGTGATTTG GAACTAATTGCTAAGTGCATTGAATCTTCAGACCTTAACTTCAGCAGATATGGTGACACCTTTTTTGAG GTTGTCTTTACTGGTGGCCGTACTCAACCAGGAACAACAAAGCCTGATGAAGGGGAGCGCCATACTTTCTCTATTTTAGACTGCGAAGCTAAGCGGGAACTCATTTTACCATCTGTAATCTACATACAGAAGATTTTGAGGCGAAGGCCTTTTCTCATTAAGAATCTTGAAAATGTTATGCGAAGATTCCTTCAGTCCCTTGAATTCTTTGAGGAAAATGAACGAATTAAGCTTGCAATTTTCACAGCGCTTGCCTTTTCCCAGAAGCTCTCTGGTCTGCCACCAGAGACAGTCTTCCAGCCACTTCTTAAGGATAACCTAGTTGGAAAAGGGCTTGTTCTTACTTTTATAACTGACTTTTTCAAGGAGTATCTGATTGATAACAGCCTTGATGATCTCATCTCCATCTTGAAACGTGGCAAGATGGAGGACAATCTCCTTGATTTCTTCCCATCCGGAAAGAGATCAGCTGAAGCTTTCTCTGAGCATTTCAC CAAAGCAGGGATGGCCCCTTTGGTTGAATATAATGACAAGAAGATCTTTGAGGTGAAGGTGAAGGAAATGAAAGCTGCCTTGACAACTCAGATTTCAGAGGAAGTTGATATTTCAGAAGTGATAGAAACTGTCAAGCAACATGTCAAGGATGCTAAATTGCCAGAAATTGAAGTGGTGAGGATCCTGTGGGATGTTTTGATGGATTCTGTTCAATGGTCAGGGAAGAACCAACAACAGAATGCTAATTTGGCTCTCCGCCAG GTGAAGACATGGGCGAAGTTATTGAACGCCTTCTGTACAAGCGGGAAGCTTGAGCTAGAACTTCTCTACAAGGTTCAAGTCCAATGTTATGAAGATACCAAACTGATGAAGTTGTTCCCCGAAATTGTGAGATCGCTCTATGACCAAGATGTTCTTGCTGAAGACACTATTCTTCACTGGTTCCGTAAAGGAACCAACCCAAAGGGAAG GCAAAGTTTTGTGAAGGCATTGGAGCCGTTTGTGAAGTGGCTGGAAGAGGCAGAAGAGGAGGAATAG
- the LOC122603593 gene encoding uncharacterized protein LOC122603593, translating into MESETSEPLRKRTKIVEEEETMTEDGAIVEVAEEDPEANPPVSEQMEVYISQILEKIDNFTQQVSELLESGKSFFRDLSTEFEERVIAIHKEQMEKWQEEIKELRFIDASNEDINAVLHNAQLLLHNVNNDP; encoded by the exons ATGGAAAGTGAAACGAGTGAACCCTTGAGGAAACGCACCAAAATT GTTGAAGAGGAGGAAACAATGACCGAAGATGGGGCTATAGTTGAGGTTGCAGAAGAAGATCCAGAAGCAAATCCTCCTGTATCTGAACAGATGGAGGTTTATATCAGTCAAATTCTTGAAAAGATTGATAACTTTACTCAGCAG GTGTCTGAACTTCTTGAATCTGGGAAATCGTTCTTTAGAGATTTGTCTACTGAATTTGAAGAAAGGGTGATAGC AATACACAAGGAACAGATGGAGAAATGGCAAGAGGAAATCAAGGAACTTCGCTTCATTGATGCTTCAAATGAGGACATTAATGCCGTCTTGCACAATGCTCAGCTTCTACTTCACAACGTCAATAATGATCCTTGA
- the LOC122603791 gene encoding protease Do-like 10, mitochondrial: protein MLRPISGALRHAASSSYHHVRRRATTFNHPPPLLRHYNTTSRNISNIRTCSSCLQSFLSSYNNVNQCRPITTTAATTTTSPAIAAVEPLNYGRTTAIADTIDAYSAIELALDSVVKVFTVSSSPNYFLPWQNKSQRESMGSGFVISGKRIVTNAHVVADHTFVLVRKHGSPTKYRAEVKAVGHECDLAILTVESDEFWEGMKFLELGDIPFMQEAVAVVGYPQGGDNISVTKGVVSRVEPTQYVHGATQLLAIQIDAAINPGNSGGPAIMGDKVAGVAFQNLSGAENIGYIIPVPVIKHFVEGVEASGNYSGFCSLGLSCQPTENSQLREYFGMRPDLTGVLVSKINPLSNAYNVLKKDDIVLSFDGVPIANDGTVPFRNRERITFDHLVSMKKPNETAKVRVLRGGEELDLTVTLRPLKPLVPIQQFDKVPSYYVFAGLVFVPLSQPYLHEYGEDWFNTSPRRLCERALRELPQKPDQELVILSQVLMDDINVGYERLAELQVKKVNGIEINNLKHMCQLVEDCKEEELRLDLDDERVIVLNYEKAKTATFQILKRHRIPSAMSTDLLTPETAPQVTASASA from the exons ATGCTCCGACCAATCAGCGGCGCTCTTCGCCACGCCGCTTCCTCATCCTACCACCATGTCCGCCGGCGAGCTACCACCTTCAACCACCCGCCACCACTACTCCGACACTACAACACAACCTCTCGTAATATATCAAACATACgaacatgttcttcttgtcttCAATCCTttttatcaagttataataaTGTAAATCAATGTAGACCCATCActaccaccgccgccaccaccaccaccagtccaGCCATCGCCGCCGTGGAGCCACTAAATTACGGCAGAACAACAGCGATAGCGGATACAATAGACGCATATTCAGCTATAGAATTAGCTCTTGATTCAGTTGTTAAAGTATTTACAGTTTCAAGTAGTCCTAATTATTTCCTTCCTTGGCAAAATAAATCACAACGTGAATCCATGGGTTCAG GATTTGTTATATCTGGGAAGAGGATTGTAACAAATGCTCATGTAGTTGCCGATCATACATTTGTACTTGTTAGAAAACATGGTTCCCCTACCAAGTATCGAGCAGAAGTTAAAGCTGTTGGTCATGAATGTGACCTTGCCATTCTTACTGTTGAAAGTGACGAATTTTGGGAGGGTATGAAGTTTTTGGAGCTCGGAGATATCCCATTTATGCAGGAAGCTGTTGCTGTTGTTGGATATCCTCAAG GCGGTGACAACATTTCTGTGACAAAAGGGGTAGTTTCAAGAGTTGAACCTACACAATACGTACATGGAGCTACTCAGCTCTTGGCAATACAGATAGATGCAGCCATAAATCCAGGAAACAGTGGAGGACCAGCAATCATGGGTGATAAGGTTGCTGGAGTAGCATTCCAAAACCTCTCGGGGGCTGAAAACATAGG CTACATAATTCCTGTGCCTgtgataaaacattttgtcgaGGGTGTTGAAGCTAGTGGAAATTATTCTGGTTTCTGTTCTCTAGGCTTGTCATGCCAACCTACTGAAAATAGTCAACTACGTGAATACTTTGGCATGCGCCCTGATTTGACTGGGGTGCTTGTGAGCAAGATTAATCCACTATCTAATGCATATAATGTCTTAAAGAAAGATGAcattgttctttcatttgatggTGTTCCAATAGCGAATGATGGAACAG TTCCTTTCCGTAATCGAGAGAGAATAACCTTTGATCATCTGGTTTCGATGAAGAAGCCAAATGAGACAGCTAAAGTTAGAGTGTTGAGAGGTGGTGAAGAGCTTGACTTGACAGTTACACTTCGTCCA TTGAAGCCTCTGGTACCTATCCAGCAGTTTGATAAGGTTCCTAGTTATTATGTATTTGCTGGTCTGGTGTTTGTGCCTTTAAGCCAGCCATACCTTCACGAATATGGAGAAGACTGGTTCAATACCTCTCCACGTCGGCTTTGTGAACGAGCATTGAGGGAGCTACCTCAAAAGCCTGATCAAGAGCTTGTTATCTTATCCCAG GTGTTGATGGATGATATAAATGTGGGATATGAGCGTCTTGCTGAATTACAG GTTAAGAAGGTAAATGGCATCGAAATTAACAACCTGAAACATATGTGCCAATTAGTTGAAGACTGCAAAGAAGAGGAATTACGGTTAGATTTGGATGACGAGCGAGTAATTGTTTTGAATTATGAAAAGGCAAAAACAGCCACATTTCAGATCTTAAAGCGCCATAGAATACCTTCTGCCATGTCCACTGACCTTTTAACCCCAGAGACTGCACCTCAAGTGACTGCTTCTGCTTCCGCTTAG
- the LOC122603591 gene encoding tricin synthase 1-like isoform X3 — translation MTCSAIHGGWAFVPLSSSVPSRLCTRYIAFTRPNGRLFGHQKSLSLTTHCLGDMAVTIASDYTYGNKQVISVTPRIYDYLLTNVREPPILRELREETAAMRGSQMQVSPDQAQLLAILVQILGAKRCIEVGVYTGYSSLAVALVLPESGILVACERDKNSLEVAKRYYDRAGVSHKVDVRQGLAVDTLKSLLENGEGCSYDFAFVDAEKRMYQEYFELLLKLVRVGGVIVIDNVLWHGKVADPLVPYFYSSTTKRPRAYEALTEL, via the exons ATGACTTGTTCTGCGATTCATGGTGGGTGGGCGTTCGTCCCGTTATCGAGCTCTGTCCCTAGCCGGTTGTGCACTCGGTACATTGCATTTACAAGGCCTAATGGCCGGTTATTTGGACATCAAAAGTCGTTGTCTTTAACCACACATTGCTTGGGGGATATGGCTGTGACAATTGCTAGTGACTACACATATGGCAATAAGCAAGTGATTAGTGTTACTCCACGGATATATGACTACTTGCTTACTAATGTTAGAGAACCACCG ATTCTGCGAGAACTTAGAGAGGAGACTGCAGCTATGCGTGGGAGTCAAATGCAG GTATCCCCTGATCAAGCACAACTACTTGCAATCCTTGTGCAGATTCTTGGGGCTAAGAGATGCATTGAAGTTGGGGTCTATACT GGATACTCGTCTTTGGCTGTTGCTCTAGTCCTACCAGAGTCGGGGATCTTAGTTGCCTGTGAGAGGGACAAGAACTCACTTGAGGTTGCAAAAAGGTATTATGATCGAGCAGGTGTTTCACACAAG GTGGATGTACGACAGGGACTAGCTGTAGATACTCTAAAATCGCTACTAGAGAATGGGGAAGGTTGCAG TTATGATTTCGCTTTTGTTGACGCCGAGAAAAGAATGTATCAGGAATACTTTGAGTTGCTGCTAAAATTG GTGAGAGTAGGTGGTGTTATAGTAATTGATAATGTGCTTTGGCATGGAAAAGTTGCTGATCCACTG GTTCCCTATTTCTACAGCTCAACGACAAAAAGACCGAGAGCATACGAAGCTTTAACAGAGCTTTAA